A genomic window from Equus caballus isolate H_3958 breed thoroughbred chromosome 5, TB-T2T, whole genome shotgun sequence includes:
- the CHRNB2 gene encoding neuronal acetylcholine receptor subunit beta-2 isoform X1 translates to MALRYGPVALLLGFGLLGLCSGVWGTDTEERLVEHLLDPSRYNKLIRPATNGSELVTVQLMVSLAQLISVHEREQVMTTNVWLTQEWEDYRLTWKPEEFDNMKKVRLPSKHIWLPDVVLYNNADGMYEVSFYSNAVVSYDGSIFWLPPAIYKSACKIEVKHFPFDQQNCTMKFRSWTYDRTEIDLVLKSDVASLDDFTPSGEWDIVALPGRRNENPEDSTYVDITYDFIIRRKPLFYTINLIIPCVLITSLAILVFYLPSDCGEKMTLCISVLLALTVFLLLISKIVPPTSLDVPLVGKYLMFTMVLVTFSIVTSVCVLNVHHRSPTTHTMAPWVKVVFLEKLPTLLFMQQPRHRCARQRLRLRRRQREREGAGTLFFREAPGADSCTCFVNRASVQGLAGAFGAEPAPAAGPGRSGGPCGCGLREAVDGVRFIADHMRSEDDDQSVSEDWKYVAMVIDRLFLWIFVFVCVFGTIGMFLQPLFQNYTTATFLHADHSAPSSKQ, encoded by the exons ATGGCCCTGCGCTACGGCCCCGTGGCGCTGCTCCTCGGCTTTGGCCTCCTCGGGCTGTGCTCAG GAGTCTGGGGTACGGACACGGAGGAGCGGCTGGTGGAGCATCTCCTGGATCCTTCCCGCTACAACAAGCTTATCCGCCCAGCCACCAACGGCTCTGAGCTGGTGACAGTACAGCTCATGGTATCACTGGCCCAGCTCATCAGTGTG CATGAGCGGGAGCAGGTCATGACCACCAATGTCTGGCTGACCCAG gAGTGGGAGGATTATCGCCTCACCTGGAAGCCTGAGGAGTTTGACAACATGAAGAAAGTTCGGCTCCCTTCCAAACACATCTGGCTCCCAGATGTGGTCCTATACAACAA TGCTGACGGCATGTACGAGGTGTCCTTCTATTCCAATGCCGTGGTCTCCTATGACGGCAGCATCTTCTGGTTGCCGCCTGCCATCTACAAGAGCGCATGCAAGATTGAAGTAAAGCACTTCCCATTTGACCAGCAGAACTGCACCATGAAGTTCCGCTCGTGGACCTACGACCGCACCGAGATTGACCTGGTGCTCAAGAGTGACGTGGCCAGCCTGGATGACTTCACGCCCAGTGGTGAGTGGGACATTGTGGCGCTGCCAGGCCGGCGCAATGAGAACCCGGAGGATTCCACTTATGTGGACATCACGTACGACTTCATCATCCGCCGCAAGCCACTCTTTTACACCATCAATCTCATCATCCCCTGCGTGCTTATCACCTCATTAGCCATCCTTGTCTTCTACCTGCCGTCCGACTGCGGTGAGAAGATGACGCTGTGCATCTCTGTGCTGCTGGCGCTCACCGTCTTCCTACTGCTCATCTCCAAGATCGTGCCGCCCACCTCCCTCGACGTGCCGCTTGTCGGCAAGTACCTCATGTTCACCATGGTGCTCGTCACCTTCTCCATCGTCACCAGCGTGTGCGTGCTCAACGTGCACCACCGCTCGCCCACCACGCACACGATGGCTCCCTGGGTCAAGGTCGTCTTCCTGGAGAAGCTGCCCACGCTGCTCTTCATGCAGCAGCCGCGCCACCGCTGCGCCCGCCAACGCCTGCGCCTGCGGCGGCGCCAGCGCGAGCGCGAGGGCGCGGGTACCCTGTTCTTCCGCGAAGCCCCGGGGGCCGACTCCTGCACCTGCTTCGTCAACCGCGCCTCGGTCCAGGGCCTGGCCGGGGCCTTCGGGGCTGAGCCCGCGCCGGCAGCCGGCCCCGGGCGCTCCGGGGGGCCGTGTGGCTGCGGCCTCCGGGAGGCGGTGGACGGCGTGCGCTTCATTGCGGACCACATGCGGAGTGAGGACGACGACCAGAGC GTGAGTGAGGACTGGAAGTATGTCGCCATGGTGATCGACCGCCTGTTCCTTTGGATCTTTGTCTTCGTCTGTGTCTTTGGCACCATCGGCATGTTCCTGCAGCCTCTGTTCCAGAACTACACCACTGCCACCTTCCTCCATGCAGACCACTCGGCTCCCAGCTCCAA GCAATAG
- the CHRNB2 gene encoding neuronal acetylcholine receptor subunit beta-2 isoform X2, producing MALRYGPVALLLGFGLLGLCSGVWGTDTEERLVEHLLDPSRYNKLIRPATNGSELVTVQLMVSLAQLISVHEREQVMTTNVWLTQEWEDYRLTWKPEEFDNMKKVRLPSKHIWLPDVVLYNNADGMYEVSFYSNAVVSYDGSIFWLPPAIYKSACKIEVKHFPFDQQNCTMKFRSWTYDRTEIDLVLKSDVASLDDFTPSGEWDIVALPGRRNENPEDSTYVDITYDFIIRRKPLFYTINLIIPCVLITSLAILVFYLPSDCGEKMTLCISVLLALTVFLLLISKIVPPTSLDVPLVGKYLMFTMVLVTFSIVTSVCVLNVHHRSPTTHTMAPWVKVVFLEKLPTLLFMQQPRHRCARQRLRLRRRQREREGAGTLFFREAPGADSCTCFVNRASVQGLAGAFGAEPAPAAGPGRSGGPCGCGLREAVDGVRFIADHMRSEDDDQSVSEDWKYVAMVIDRLFLWIFVFVCVFGTIGMFLQPLFQNYTTATFLHADHSAPSSK from the exons ATGGCCCTGCGCTACGGCCCCGTGGCGCTGCTCCTCGGCTTTGGCCTCCTCGGGCTGTGCTCAG GAGTCTGGGGTACGGACACGGAGGAGCGGCTGGTGGAGCATCTCCTGGATCCTTCCCGCTACAACAAGCTTATCCGCCCAGCCACCAACGGCTCTGAGCTGGTGACAGTACAGCTCATGGTATCACTGGCCCAGCTCATCAGTGTG CATGAGCGGGAGCAGGTCATGACCACCAATGTCTGGCTGACCCAG gAGTGGGAGGATTATCGCCTCACCTGGAAGCCTGAGGAGTTTGACAACATGAAGAAAGTTCGGCTCCCTTCCAAACACATCTGGCTCCCAGATGTGGTCCTATACAACAA TGCTGACGGCATGTACGAGGTGTCCTTCTATTCCAATGCCGTGGTCTCCTATGACGGCAGCATCTTCTGGTTGCCGCCTGCCATCTACAAGAGCGCATGCAAGATTGAAGTAAAGCACTTCCCATTTGACCAGCAGAACTGCACCATGAAGTTCCGCTCGTGGACCTACGACCGCACCGAGATTGACCTGGTGCTCAAGAGTGACGTGGCCAGCCTGGATGACTTCACGCCCAGTGGTGAGTGGGACATTGTGGCGCTGCCAGGCCGGCGCAATGAGAACCCGGAGGATTCCACTTATGTGGACATCACGTACGACTTCATCATCCGCCGCAAGCCACTCTTTTACACCATCAATCTCATCATCCCCTGCGTGCTTATCACCTCATTAGCCATCCTTGTCTTCTACCTGCCGTCCGACTGCGGTGAGAAGATGACGCTGTGCATCTCTGTGCTGCTGGCGCTCACCGTCTTCCTACTGCTCATCTCCAAGATCGTGCCGCCCACCTCCCTCGACGTGCCGCTTGTCGGCAAGTACCTCATGTTCACCATGGTGCTCGTCACCTTCTCCATCGTCACCAGCGTGTGCGTGCTCAACGTGCACCACCGCTCGCCCACCACGCACACGATGGCTCCCTGGGTCAAGGTCGTCTTCCTGGAGAAGCTGCCCACGCTGCTCTTCATGCAGCAGCCGCGCCACCGCTGCGCCCGCCAACGCCTGCGCCTGCGGCGGCGCCAGCGCGAGCGCGAGGGCGCGGGTACCCTGTTCTTCCGCGAAGCCCCGGGGGCCGACTCCTGCACCTGCTTCGTCAACCGCGCCTCGGTCCAGGGCCTGGCCGGGGCCTTCGGGGCTGAGCCCGCGCCGGCAGCCGGCCCCGGGCGCTCCGGGGGGCCGTGTGGCTGCGGCCTCCGGGAGGCGGTGGACGGCGTGCGCTTCATTGCGGACCACATGCGGAGTGAGGACGACGACCAGAGC GTGAGTGAGGACTGGAAGTATGTCGCCATGGTGATCGACCGCCTGTTCCTTTGGATCTTTGTCTTCGTCTGTGTCTTTGGCACCATCGGCATGTTCCTGCAGCCTCTGTTCCAGAACTACACCACTGCCACCTTCCTCCATGCAGACCACTCGGCTCCCAGCTCCAAGTGA